Proteins encoded by one window of Gloeomargarita sp. SKYB120:
- a CDS encoding SDR family NAD(P)-dependent oxidoreductase: MDLAGQTGLITGASSGIGLECARVLAPLGVRLILVARRRERLETLAQELQAQYGTPCWVSQLDVRDWQAVQEWFAQLPPAWQAIDVLINNAGLSRGLEPLYAGAVDDWEEMIDTNLKGLLYMTRLVLPGMVARGRGHVVNIASIAGIDAYPGGNVYCATKAAVRMLGDALKHDLLGTPVRVTTINPGLVETEFSEVRFHGDRERAKRVYQGLTPLTGRDVAETVAFCLTRPPHVNIQELTLLPVDQANVLRVHRRE; encoded by the coding sequence ATGGACCTTGCAGGACAAACAGGACTCATCACAGGCGCCAGCAGTGGGATTGGGCTGGAATGTGCGCGGGTGTTGGCGCCTTTGGGAGTACGGCTTATTCTCGTAGCCCGCCGTCGGGAACGCTTAGAGACCCTCGCCCAAGAACTACAAGCGCAGTATGGTACCCCCTGCTGGGTGAGTCAACTGGATGTACGGGACTGGCAGGCTGTGCAGGAATGGTTTGCGCAGCTTCCCCCAGCCTGGCAGGCGATTGACGTACTCATCAACAACGCTGGCTTGAGCCGGGGGCTGGAGCCGCTGTACGCAGGAGCAGTGGACGATTGGGAGGAAATGATTGACACGAATCTCAAGGGCCTGCTGTATATGACGCGCCTGGTGCTACCGGGGATGGTGGCGCGGGGACGGGGGCATGTGGTGAACATCGCTTCCATTGCCGGGATTGACGCCTATCCAGGGGGCAACGTCTATTGCGCCACCAAAGCCGCAGTGCGGATGCTCGGGGATGCCCTGAAACATGACCTGCTCGGGACGCCCGTGCGCGTGACCACCATCAATCCAGGGCTCGTGGAAACGGAATTTTCCGAAGTGCGATTTCACGGGGACAGGGAGCGGGCCAAGCGCGTGTATCAGGGCCTAACTCCCTTGACCGGTCGGGATGTGGCCGAAACAGTCGCCTTTTGCCTGACCCGTCCCCCCCATGTCAATATCCAGGAACTGACCCTGTTGCCAGTGGACCAGGCCAACGTGCTACGGGTGCATCGTCGAGAGTAA